A window of Adhaeribacter arboris genomic DNA:
CCACCAGTTCTGTTTCCGGCACGGGTTCATGGTTGTGTATCTCGTCCAGGTGCATGATAATATTACCGTATTCGTCGGTTTCGTAAGCGCGTCGAAAACGGGCATTCCATACTAATTCTTCGTGCCGGTACGAATAGCGGGTATGCAAAACCTGACTGAAAGTATCGTCAAATCCTTTAATATGAATGAGAATTTCGGCCTCTTGCCGGCGCAAATCTTCCGGTGTTTTTCCGTACAAAGGGCTTTCCTCGTTAATAACGTGCACCATTGTCCAGTTCATCGGGAAGAAAACAATATTGGGAATTTCCAGTTTTAAAGCGTAGTATTTTCGGTTATGTTGGTTGTTGCTGCGATCCGCAAGTACTAGTATCATTCGTCCTTCCATCTCCATTAGCATATTGCTGCGCTGGTTTACAATCCGGAACATTAACTTGGGCCACGGCTCGGCGGGAGTAATAATCATATTGCGGCTAAATAAAATACGGGCCGATGGCCGGGAAAAGCGACCGTAAAGTAAACCTGTGGCTAAGGCAAAGAACAGCCAGCCACTCATGGCTTCAAAACTGGCTACTATATTGGCTGGTATCCCCTGCGGCGAAATATTACCGTACCCTACCGTAGTAAAAGTTTGTACGCTAAAAAAATAAACGCTCAGGTACTTGTTATCCGGAGGTAAATTAGCCAGATGTTCGATTCCCGCCAAAAAGTAAATACTCGCAAAAATTAAATTAATCAGCATATAAAATAGCAACATCAAGCCCAGAAATTTAGGCCACGAAGTATTAATTAAAAACAGGTAGAAGTCGCGGGAGGTGAAGTTGCCGCCTTTGCGCACCACGTTAAAAGAACCGTCTTTATTTATAATGCGTTTGGTTTGATTTGCGTACTTTTCTCCGAAGCCGGGGTCGGTGGTTTGCTGCAACATAAAATTTAAAGTAATATAAAACTGGTGTCCATCTGCTTCACTAAGTTACTGAATTATCTGTTTTAATATAGTTGGTCTTAGTGAATCTATAGGTTTTAGCTATTCGCTTTGTTATTACTTTACGCACTCTTAGCTGGGGTTCATTGAGTTGTAAATCGTAAAATTGTATCTTGAGCAAAATTCCTATTTACTTAATTCATTATGCGCCTACTTGCTTTTCACCGGCCACGGCTGGTGTTGCTTTTGTTTCTGATTTCCCTATTACGTTTCTCCTCCAGTTTGCAGGCGCAAAACAAGTCTGCCTTACCCGACCTGGCTGCGTTGGATGCTTATTACGAAAAAGCCCGCCAGGATTGGGAAGTACCCGGCATGGCCATTGCCATTGTAAAAAATGATTCGGTTGTATTCGCCAAGGGGTATGGCGTACTGAATAGCAAAACTGGTGGTCTGGTAAATGCGAACACTATCTTTGGCATTGCTTCTAACACCAAGGCCTATACGGCTGCCGCCTTAGCCATGCTGGTAGACGAAGGAAAACTAAACTGGCACGACCCGGTAACCAAATACCTGCCTTATTTTCAGCTGTATAACCCCTACGTCAGTCAGGCGGCGACCATCCGCGATTTGCTTAGCCACCGCGTTGGCCTTGCCACTTACAGCGGCGATTTGCTTTGGTACAATACTACTTACTCGCGCGAAGAGATTCTGCGCCGGGCCAAATTTCTAAAACCTACTTATGCCTTCCGCGATGGTTATGGATATTCTAATTTAATGTTTATTGCCGCCGGGCAAGTAATTGAGGCGGTATCCGGTCAAACCTGGGAAAATTTCATCCGGACGCGTATTTTACAGCCCCTCGGCATGCAGCAAACTTATTTATCGGTTCGGGAATTAGCGGGTAAATCCAATATTGCTTCCCCGCACGGTTTTGATGGTCAGCATAAACCAGTACCAACCACTTTTACGCCTTGGGATGCCTGGAACCCAGCCGCCGGAATTTTTACGTCGGGAAACCAACAAGCGCAATGGCTGATATTGCAATTAAACCGGGGCACGTATAAAGGCAAACGGATTTTCAGCGAAGCTGCCTCCCGTGAAATGTGGGCACCCGTACAACCCCTCTCCATAAGTTCGGAAGCCGAAAAAAATAATCCTTCTACGCATTTCTCGGCCACGGGCCTAGGCTGGTTTTTAACCGATTACCAAGGTCGCAAAATGGTAGCCCACGGCGGCGGCCACGAAGGAATGAACTCGCGTACGGTATTACTACCCGAAGAAAATTTAGGCTTTGTGGTTCTTACCAATAGTATGAGCAGCATCATGACCGCTCTGGGTAACCGTACGGTAGATGCTTTTTTAAGCGTACCTAATGCGCGCGACTGGAGTCAATTTTATTTAGCGGCCGTTAAAGCTCGGCAAGCAGGCGCCGGGCAAGCTGCCCCCACTACGCCAACAGCGACCAAGTTAGCACCAACTGCTTCTAAAAAGTTTACCGGCCGATACACCAGCCCTCTCTACGGCGATGCCATCATAACCGAAACAAGAAATGAATTACAGTTGCAACTAGTAGCCGCCCCCAGCTTAGGCGGAAAACTCATTCCGAATAAAGAAAACATTTTTGATTTGCAGTGGAAAAACCAATATGCCCTACTCACGCCTACTCAAGTACGATTTTTTACTAACCCGGAAGGAACTCTGGAAATGCGCTTGGATGCCAATAATCCGGATTTCATTTTCTCGGAACTAGAATTTAAGAAAGTAAAATAATAATGAGTTGATAATTTATAGTGAAGGTTTTTACAGTTACAACATAAATAGAATTTCAGATTATTTTACGCCGTGCAGTTTGTAGAATACAATTGCGTTTTCCGAAATAGTTTTTACCTGTTTGTTTTTTGCATCTACTAAGTTTATCCGACCTTGTTGGCGTAATTCGGAAAAAGCTTGCAGGTAATTAGTTAGAATAAAATGAGTACCCACGGCGTGGTCTTCGTAGATTTCCTGGATGGTGCGGTAATGAAACTCCCGGCGATTGCTGCTTAAGGCTTCGAGTAAATTAGTAAAAGTATATTTGCTTAAGTACTGAAAAAAACCGGGTAATAAAGGCATTTGCGGCTTTTGGTTCACCGAAAACAAGGGTACGCCATCTTCCTGATAATCGCTGTACCGGGCTATAATTTCTTTCATCAGAAAATAAGCTTGCTTGGTTCGGGCGGCAAATAAAAGGTAATGGCTGGTCTGGTCTTTCCCGGGCAGGTTAATTTTAAAAAACAGCGGATAATACTGATTTTCCTGCAACTTACTAATAAGCGTATCTACCACCAACTGTTCTTTTTTCCGGGAACTGTTTTCTTTTGGTGCGTACTCTTTCAAACTTGTTATCTCTTCGCCTAAAAGCACAATAAGGTCATTTCTTTCCTGGCTTGAATCCCAAGCGCCGCGCATCTTATTTGGGCTAAATACTAAAAGTAAGTCTGTGTTTCCCGACTGCACCGCAGGAGCCAGTAGTTCCTGCGCCAACAGAGTAAAAAAAGGATTGGTGATAAATAAAGCGGGCACTCGTTCCTTTAGCAGTTCAACTAAATAAGTTCGTTGGTCGGGTTCATTTAAAATAACAGGAGCATTCTCTAGATTTTCCCGGAAAGGTAATTGTGCTAAATCAGTGGCTAATTTCTCTAGTTCAGCTTTGGAGGCATTATAAAAGAAGGTTTTTACTATAGTATTTAAATTTTGCTCAGTTTCTTGGCTTCGATAAATCTGTTCTAAAATTAATCCGGCTTCGGCGAGCGAATTATCCTCGTTAACTAAATTCCCGGCGAGCAAGTCAACGTACAAAATGGTTTCAGGGGAAGGCGCAAGTTGCGTTAAAATTTGAGCGCACCATTTGCTAAAGTAAGCTTTTACTATTTCTGATTTTATTTCGGCGGCAGTACGTTTTTGCTTAAAAAAAGTATTTGTTTCGACTACAGACATAAGTTTATTTCTCGGAACGGACCACGCCTTATCAATTACAAATTTACGTTTTTCCCACTCCTTTGCCCTTACGAAAAAGAGCATTTAATAATTAAAAATTTAACTAAGCCAAAAGTTTAAATCCGGCTTTTTACGCCAAATAACTATTCGTGCTTTATACCACACACAAAAAAGGCAACCGTTAGAGCTGCCTTTTTTGTGTAATAGAAACGTACAACTTACCACTTAACTTACACCAGCTTCTTGTACCGGATTCGTTTTGGTTCCACGTCGCCGAGGCGTTTGCGTTTAGCTTCTTCGTAATCCGTGAAATTACCTTCGAACCACACTACCTGCGATTCGCCTTCGAAAGCCAGAATGTGGGTAGCAATCCGGTCCAGGAACCAACGGTCGTGAGAAATAATAACCGCGCAACCGGCAAAATTCTCGAGCGCATCTTCCAAAGCCCGGATAGCATTCACGTCCAAATCGTTGGTCGGCTCATCGAGTAACAGTAGGTTAGCGCCTTGTTTTAAAGTCATAGCCAAATGCACCCGGTTGCGCTCCCCGCCCGATAATACACCCACTTTCTTTTCCTGATCGGCGCCGGTAAAATTAAATTTACTCACGTAAGCCCGGGAATTAATCTGCCGGTTAGCGAGCAACATGGTTTCCGTACCGCCCGAAATAGTCTCAAATACCGATTTATTCGGGTCGAGGTCTTGGTGCTGCTGGTCTACGTAAGCGGTTTGTACGGTTGGCCCGATGGTGATAGCACCGGCATCGGGTTTTTCGCGGTGGGTAATAACCCGGAACAAGGTAGATTTACCCGCCCCATTGGGCCCGATAATTCCCACAATACCGGCCGGCGGCAACGAAAAAGTTAAATTTTCAAATAACAACTTATCCCCGAAGGCTTTGGTTAAGCCTTCGGCTTCTATTACCACGTTCCCTAAACGCGGGCCGTCCGGAATAAAGAGTTCGAGTTTTTGCTCT
This region includes:
- a CDS encoding ion channel, yielding MLQQTTDPGFGEKYANQTKRIINKDGSFNVVRKGGNFTSRDFYLFLINTSWPKFLGLMLLFYMLINLIFASIYFLAGIEHLANLPPDNKYLSVYFFSVQTFTTVGYGNISPQGIPANIVASFEAMSGWLFFALATGLLYGRFSRPSARILFSRNMIITPAEPWPKLMFRIVNQRSNMLMEMEGRMILVLADRSNNQHNRKYYALKLEIPNIVFFPMNWTMVHVINEESPLYGKTPEDLRRQEAEILIHIKGFDDTFSQVLHTRYSYRHEELVWNARFRRAYETDEYGNIIMHLDEIHNHEPVPETELVGSV
- the tcmP gene encoding three-Cys-motif partner protein TcmP, whose product is MSVVETNTFFKQKRTAAEIKSEIVKAYFSKWCAQILTQLAPSPETILYVDLLAGNLVNEDNSLAEAGLILEQIYRSQETEQNLNTIVKTFFYNASKAELEKLATDLAQLPFRENLENAPVILNEPDQRTYLVELLKERVPALFITNPFFTLLAQELLAPAVQSGNTDLLLVFSPNKMRGAWDSSQERNDLIVLLGEEITSLKEYAPKENSSRKKEQLVVDTLISKLQENQYYPLFFKINLPGKDQTSHYLLFAARTKQAYFLMKEIIARYSDYQEDGVPLFSVNQKPQMPLLPGFFQYLSKYTFTNLLEALSSNRREFHYRTIQEIYEDHAVGTHFILTNYLQAFSELRQQGRINLVDAKNKQVKTISENAIVFYKLHGVK
- a CDS encoding serine hydrolase domain-containing protein gives rise to the protein MRLLAFHRPRLVLLLFLISLLRFSSSLQAQNKSALPDLAALDAYYEKARQDWEVPGMAIAIVKNDSVVFAKGYGVLNSKTGGLVNANTIFGIASNTKAYTAAALAMLVDEGKLNWHDPVTKYLPYFQLYNPYVSQAATIRDLLSHRVGLATYSGDLLWYNTTYSREEILRRAKFLKPTYAFRDGYGYSNLMFIAAGQVIEAVSGQTWENFIRTRILQPLGMQQTYLSVRELAGKSNIASPHGFDGQHKPVPTTFTPWDAWNPAAGIFTSGNQQAQWLILQLNRGTYKGKRIFSEAASREMWAPVQPLSISSEAEKNNPSTHFSATGLGWFLTDYQGRKMVAHGGGHEGMNSRTVLLPEENLGFVVLTNSMSSIMTALGNRTVDAFLSVPNARDWSQFYLAAVKARQAGAGQAAPTTPTATKLAPTASKKFTGRYTSPLYGDAIITETRNELQLQLVAAPSLGGKLIPNKENIFDLQWKNQYALLTPTQVRFFTNPEGTLEMRLDANNPDFIFSELEFKKVK